From Natronocella acetinitrilica, a single genomic window includes:
- a CDS encoding NADPH:quinone reductase → MLAAFYEKTGPAADVLRVDEMPTPEPGAGEVRVRIAWSGVNPSDVKARAGVRSTTLPFPRMTPHSDGAGVIDAVGAGVDQARVGESVWVYNGAWGRPNGTAAQYCVLPEEQAVPLPAGVGGDVGACMGIPALTAYHAVHCNGGVAGQRVLVTGGAGAVSQYAIQMAILAGARQVLATASTPEKQAVARDLGAQTVIDYRRADAAEQLLAATGGEGVDRVIEIEFSTNAELDLAALRTGGLIVVYGSDRAEMPVPFYPAILKHALIQFFIVYTLPADARQVAVKGVTDLLKSGSLRHPIAHRLPLSRIAEAHDLVELRRVVGNVVLEVS, encoded by the coding sequence ATGCTTGCTGCGTTTTACGAAAAGACGGGTCCCGCCGCCGACGTGCTTCGAGTCGACGAAATGCCCACGCCGGAGCCGGGTGCAGGTGAAGTCCGCGTGCGTATCGCCTGGAGTGGCGTGAACCCCTCCGACGTAAAGGCACGGGCTGGGGTTCGCTCCACCACCCTGCCGTTCCCGCGCATGACGCCGCACAGTGACGGCGCCGGCGTGATAGACGCAGTGGGTGCCGGAGTGGATCAGGCACGGGTCGGCGAGTCCGTGTGGGTGTACAACGGGGCCTGGGGGCGTCCCAACGGCACTGCGGCGCAGTATTGCGTGCTGCCGGAGGAACAGGCAGTTCCCCTGCCGGCGGGTGTTGGCGGAGACGTAGGCGCCTGCATGGGTATTCCGGCGCTGACCGCTTATCATGCCGTGCACTGCAATGGTGGTGTGGCGGGACAGCGCGTTCTGGTCACCGGTGGTGCCGGTGCCGTGTCCCAGTACGCGATTCAGATGGCCATACTGGCAGGCGCCCGGCAAGTGCTTGCAACGGCGAGCACGCCAGAGAAGCAGGCGGTTGCCCGGGATCTGGGAGCCCAGACCGTTATCGACTACCGCAGGGCTGACGCGGCCGAACAGTTGCTAGCGGCTACCGGCGGCGAGGGCGTGGATCGCGTCATCGAGATCGAGTTCTCCACTAATGCAGAACTCGACCTTGCTGCCCTGCGCACGGGCGGCCTCATCGTGGTCTACGGCAGCGATCGGGCGGAGATGCCTGTGCCCTTTTACCCGGCAATACTCAAGCATGCCCTGATTCAGTTCTTCATCGTCTACACGTTACCGGCCGACGCCCGCCAGGTTGCAGTCAAGGGCGTGACCGATTTGTTGAAGTCCGGATCATTGCGGCATCCCATTGCGCATCGACTGCCCCTGTCCCGGATTGCCGAGGCTCATGACCTGGTGGAGCTTCGACGCGTGGTTGGCAACGTGGTGCTGGAAGTGAGTTGA
- a CDS encoding cytochrome b yields MGTRYALPHRLLHWGIAILILLSLASGMTLGFLGFEGAMERFGQAGTDFVYTYHKTLGVTILGLMVLRLISRLVFGKPAYEQALPPAQKWASNAVHITLYVLLFTMPVLGWLATASGGYPVQFFQFNLPGLIGRDPALSETLFAWHGRVGWLILVLAVIHISAALYHWKVRRDGVMQRMSLLGGNR; encoded by the coding sequence ATGGGCACACGCTATGCACTCCCCCACCGGCTACTGCACTGGGGCATCGCGATCCTGATACTGCTGTCGCTTGCCAGCGGCATGACCCTGGGTTTCCTCGGCTTCGAAGGAGCAATGGAGCGCTTCGGGCAGGCGGGAACAGATTTCGTCTACACCTACCACAAGACGCTGGGTGTCACGATACTCGGCCTGATGGTGTTGCGCCTGATCAGCCGCCTGGTGTTCGGCAAGCCGGCTTACGAGCAGGCATTGCCACCGGCACAGAAATGGGCCAGCAACGCCGTTCACATCACTCTCTACGTCCTGTTGTTCACCATGCCTGTACTCGGGTGGCTAGCGACGGCATCCGGTGGCTATCCGGTGCAGTTCTTCCAGTTCAACCTGCCAGGCCTGATCGGCAGGGATCCGGCGCTCTCCGAGACGCTGTTCGCCTGGCACGGACGCGTCGGTTGGCTGATCCTCGTTCTTGCCGTGATTCACATCAGTGCGGCCCTGTATCACTGGAAGGTGCGGCGTGACGGAGTGATGCAGCGCATGAGTCTGCTCGGAGGCAATCGCTGA
- a CDS encoding DUF1538 domain-containing protein, translating to MEQLKAFGGILGHAFRNLLPIIIVVAIFQFAIMRQVPPDLLSIVFGLLVVVLGIALFLQGLELSIFPIGKNLSNAFAKKGSLPLLMIFGFFLGFAAVIAEPALIAVAEQAQVISEGRINAFTLRLLVATSVGAVVALGVVRIVLGHSLHWYMIIGYVLVVLVTFFAPAEIVGLAYDSGGVTTNIVTVPLIAALGIGLATSLRGRNALSHGFGLVALCVMVPMISVQLYGIVVYTFGDAGELGGNDLAMDPTVDEAVAPVAGSMLLGMVTDLFSMLRDVLPIIIVILFFQYVVIRKRIAHLEKVVAGFILVIVGLYAFVVGLKLGLFPVGQSMAEQLISLEAVLYIYLFAFCIGFATTMAEPALIAIGQKAEEAGKGKLQGNVIRLLVALGVAIGITIGVHRIISGDSIHLYIMTGYTLVIILTFLAPKYIVALAYDLGGVTTSEVTVPLVTALGIGLATHLDGRNPLLDGFGLIAFASIFPIVTVMLYAIAVEFAARAKGVP from the coding sequence TTGGAACAGCTCAAGGCATTCGGCGGGATTCTCGGGCACGCATTTCGCAATCTGCTCCCCATCATTATCGTGGTGGCGATCTTTCAGTTCGCCATTATGCGGCAGGTTCCGCCGGACCTGCTGTCCATCGTGTTCGGGCTGCTGGTCGTTGTGCTGGGCATCGCCCTGTTCCTGCAGGGCCTGGAACTCAGTATCTTCCCCATCGGCAAGAACCTGTCCAACGCATTCGCCAAGAAGGGCTCACTGCCGCTGCTGATGATCTTCGGCTTTTTCCTCGGCTTCGCTGCGGTCATCGCCGAGCCGGCCCTGATCGCGGTAGCCGAGCAGGCCCAGGTGATCAGCGAAGGCAGAATCAACGCCTTTACGCTGCGATTGCTGGTGGCGACCTCTGTCGGTGCCGTTGTGGCCCTGGGGGTGGTGCGCATCGTCCTCGGCCACAGCCTGCACTGGTACATGATCATCGGCTACGTGCTGGTGGTGCTGGTCACATTCTTCGCGCCCGCGGAAATTGTCGGGCTTGCCTATGACTCCGGGGGCGTGACCACCAATATCGTCACCGTGCCCCTCATTGCAGCCTTGGGTATCGGTCTGGCGACCTCATTGCGCGGCAGGAATGCGCTCAGTCACGGCTTCGGGCTGGTGGCACTGTGCGTCATGGTGCCGATGATCTCGGTGCAGCTCTACGGCATCGTTGTATATACCTTTGGCGACGCGGGCGAACTGGGCGGAAACGATCTCGCAATGGATCCGACCGTTGACGAGGCCGTCGCACCCGTGGCTGGAAGCATGTTGCTAGGCATGGTGACAGACCTCTTCTCCATGCTGCGGGACGTGCTTCCGATCATCATTGTCATCCTGTTTTTCCAGTATGTAGTGATTCGCAAGCGCATTGCTCACCTGGAGAAGGTGGTCGCCGGCTTCATTCTCGTCATCGTCGGGCTCTATGCTTTCGTAGTCGGCCTCAAACTCGGCCTGTTTCCCGTTGGGCAGAGCATGGCGGAGCAGCTGATTTCGCTGGAGGCGGTTCTCTACATCTACCTGTTCGCCTTCTGCATCGGCTTTGCCACCACCATGGCCGAACCGGCCCTGATTGCCATTGGCCAGAAGGCCGAGGAGGCAGGCAAGGGAAAGTTGCAGGGCAACGTCATTCGCCTGCTCGTGGCGCTTGGCGTCGCCATTGGCATCACCATCGGCGTGCATCGCATCATCAGCGGCGACTCCATCCATCTGTACATAATGACTGGCTATACGCTGGTGATCATCCTGACCTTTCTTGCGCCGAAATACATCGTGGCGCTGGCCTATGATCTGGGGGGGGTCACGACATCGGAGGTGACCGTGCCGCTGGTCACAGCGCTGGGGATTGGACTCGCCACACACCTCGATGGTCGCAATCCACTACTGGATGGCTTCGGTCTGATCGCCTTTGCCTCCATTTTCCCAATCGTGACCGTCATGCTCTATGCTATCGCCGTTGAATTCGCCGCGCGGGCGAAGGGAGTACCGTGA
- a CDS encoding P-II family nitrogen regulator — protein sequence MKFAVLVAILADDLEEQAIDSARSAGAGGVTILDARGMGGEEKKTFLGLTYEGSQSALVFVLERKLSVAVLKRMTRDLDLASSSKGVVFTVPIEHIAGIDLAQVEQFESRILDQL from the coding sequence ATGAAGTTTGCCGTACTGGTTGCCATACTCGCCGACGATCTCGAGGAGCAGGCCATCGACTCCGCGCGTAGCGCGGGCGCTGGCGGTGTCACTATCCTCGACGCCCGGGGCATGGGTGGGGAAGAGAAAAAGACCTTTCTCGGGCTGACCTACGAAGGCAGTCAGTCCGCGCTGGTCTTCGTGCTGGAACGGAAGCTGTCCGTTGCCGTGCTGAAACGGATGACCCGGGACCTGGACCTGGCATCAAGCAGCAAGGGCGTGGTGTTTACCGTGCCCATCGAGCACATTGCCGGTATCGATCTGGCCCAGGTCGAGCAGTTCGAATCACGTATTCTCGATCAACTCTAG
- a CDS encoding CBS domain-containing protein — protein MLVKDIMQTDVVTISPRATIRQAMQAMRSKGVKSLVVEKQNAHDAYGIITYTTILRTIVAEEGDIDLINVYDVCTKPVISVSAELDVKHVARLMVNHDFRRIIVLENNQLQGIIAMNDIVRPILELAEE, from the coding sequence ATGCTAGTCAAGGACATCATGCAAACCGACGTGGTCACCATCTCACCGCGGGCCACGATCAGGCAGGCCATGCAGGCAATGCGCAGCAAGGGCGTAAAGTCTCTCGTGGTGGAGAAGCAGAACGCCCATGACGCCTACGGCATCATCACCTACACGACCATCCTGCGCACTATTGTTGCAGAAGAAGGCGATATTGACCTGATCAACGTCTACGACGTTTGCACCAAGCCGGTGATCTCCGTCTCCGCCGAACTGGATGTCAAGCATGTAGCGAGATTGATGGTGAATCACGATTTCCGCCGCATTATCGTTCTCGAGAACAACCAGCTTCAGGGCATTATCGCGATGAATGACATCGTGCGGCCCATCCTCGAGCTGGCGGAAGAGTAG
- a CDS encoding extracellular catalytic domain type 1 short-chain-length polyhydroxyalkanoate depolymerase, producing MNQAMLAGMHEATRLTRAGQLNEATAMIQRTLRGEAAADPVAQPEEHWAKAPIEGSFRVVNDGGAEPSAKTERTERRPVYPFDTRDSLLQGFELPSLRPQRRRHAPTDLIPDGGRFIDGSYGNQAGTRSYKLYIPSSYRGQALPLVLMLHGCTQDPDDFAAGTRMNHLAEAQDCLVLYPAQSPGANLQKCWNWFRNGDQQRDGGEPSLLAGMTREVITRYGLDQRRVYVAGLSSGGAMAAILGATHPDLYAAVGIHSGLAAGAAGDLPSAFAAMRQGGAGFGPADYRVPTIVFHGDSDTTVHPRNGELVIAQATAGATTGGKPRVSKHRGQVPGGHAYTRAVYVDPDGGVFMEHWLIHGAGHAWAGGSDSGSYTDPKGPDATCEMLRFFSQQVLAAAC from the coding sequence ATGAATCAAGCCATGCTCGCTGGAATGCATGAAGCCACCCGTCTGACGCGGGCCGGCCAGCTCAACGAAGCCACCGCCATGATCCAACGGACGCTGCGCGGCGAGGCCGCGGCCGACCCGGTTGCCCAACCGGAGGAGCACTGGGCGAAGGCGCCCATTGAAGGCAGCTTCCGCGTCGTCAACGACGGCGGGGCCGAGCCGTCGGCAAAAACGGAACGCACGGAACGCCGCCCGGTTTACCCTTTCGATACTCGCGATAGCCTGTTGCAGGGCTTTGAGCTGCCGTCCCTCCGGCCTCAGCGGCGGCGCCATGCACCGACCGACCTGATCCCCGACGGCGGACGCTTCATCGACGGCAGCTACGGTAATCAGGCGGGGACGCGGAGCTACAAGCTGTACATCCCCAGCAGCTACCGCGGCCAGGCGCTGCCACTCGTGCTCATGCTGCATGGCTGTACCCAGGACCCCGATGACTTCGCGGCCGGCACACGCATGAATCACCTGGCGGAGGCCCAGGACTGCCTGGTGCTATACCCGGCGCAGTCGCCTGGCGCCAATCTGCAGAAGTGCTGGAACTGGTTCAGGAACGGCGATCAGCAGCGCGACGGTGGCGAACCGTCACTGCTCGCCGGCATGACGCGGGAGGTCATCACCCGCTATGGGCTGGACCAGCGCCGGGTCTACGTCGCTGGCCTGTCCTCGGGTGGGGCGATGGCGGCGATCCTGGGCGCTACCCACCCCGATCTTTACGCCGCCGTAGGCATCCATTCCGGACTTGCCGCCGGTGCCGCTGGTGATTTGCCGTCTGCCTTCGCTGCCATGCGCCAGGGTGGCGCAGGCTTCGGCCCGGCTGACTATCGCGTACCGACCATCGTCTTTCACGGCGATAGCGACACCACCGTGCACCCGCGCAACGGCGAGCTGGTGATTGCCCAGGCGACGGCGGGTGCCACCACAGGCGGAAAGCCCAGGGTCAGCAAGCATCGTGGTCAGGTGCCGGGAGGCCATGCCTACACGCGCGCCGTCTATGTTGATCCCGACGGGGGGGTGTTCATGGAGCATTGGCTGATCCACGGCGCCGGTCACGCCTGGGCCGGTGGCAGCGACAGTGGCTCCTACACCGATCCCAAGGGTCCCGATGCGACGTGCGAGATGCTGCGGTTTTTCTCTCAACAGGTCCTGGCCGCCGCGTGCTGA
- a CDS encoding CopG family transcriptional regulator yields the protein MTEIRGKGGESEKITINLGAVDLGQIDLLVQEGFYSNRTDLIRTAIRNQLAGHADVVKQTVTRKAFVLGLQHYSRKDLEALRDAGERVQIQVLGLASIADDVSPELARTTIESVTVLGVLQASREVKAALADRMR from the coding sequence ATGACTGAAATACGTGGAAAGGGCGGCGAGTCCGAGAAGATCACGATCAACCTGGGGGCAGTCGACCTCGGCCAGATCGACCTGCTGGTGCAGGAGGGCTTCTATTCGAATCGCACCGATTTAATCCGCACGGCGATTCGCAACCAGTTGGCCGGCCATGCCGACGTCGTCAAACAGACCGTAACGCGCAAGGCCTTTGTACTGGGGCTGCAGCACTACAGCCGCAAGGACCTGGAGGCGTTGCGGGATGCCGGCGAGCGGGTGCAGATCCAGGTGCTGGGCCTGGCCAGCATCGCCGATGACGTGTCGCCCGAATTGGCTCGTACGACCATCGAATCCGTCACCGTGCTCGGTGTGCTGCAAGCCAGCCGGGAGGTCAAGGCCGCGCTGGCCGATCGGATGCGCTGA
- a CDS encoding DUF1989 domain-containing protein, producing MNADTATVRIPPCSARTVELSLGHELVIIDPEGQQVSDLVAFGRPDSAEYLSSGRSLDYASRLWLTTGDVLYSNRSRPMFTILEDTCGRHDFTLTPCSKDTFKLIYGESEGRPGCEGNLVSVLAPYGIGVDRIPVAFNVFMHVEIDATTGEFRVRPPRSNAGDFVRLRAEMPLVVAMTACSAGQSNNFRYKPIDFQVVR from the coding sequence GTGAATGCCGATACGGCGACGGTAAGGATTCCGCCCTGCTCAGCACGGACAGTCGAGCTTTCCCTGGGCCATGAACTGGTGATTATCGATCCCGAAGGCCAGCAGGTAAGTGACTTGGTGGCTTTTGGACGTCCGGACAGTGCGGAGTACCTCTCTTCAGGGCGTTCTCTTGATTACGCCTCACGGCTGTGGCTCACCACGGGTGATGTGCTGTACTCGAACCGCAGCCGGCCAATGTTCACCATCCTGGAGGACACCTGCGGCCGGCATGACTTTACGTTGACCCCCTGCTCGAAAGATACCTTCAAGCTCATCTATGGGGAGAGCGAGGGGCGCCCGGGTTGCGAGGGCAATCTGGTCTCCGTACTGGCCCCTTACGGTATCGGTGTCGATCGCATTCCCGTCGCGTTCAACGTCTTTATGCATGTTGAGATCGATGCCACAACAGGGGAGTTCCGCGTGCGACCGCCACGCAGCAACGCAGGGGATTTTGTCCGCCTGCGGGCTGAGATGCCCCTCGTGGTGGCGATGACTGCATGCTCCGCTGGGCAGTCGAACAACTTCCGCTACAAGCCGATTGATTTTCAGGTCGTGCGCTAG
- the gntA gene encoding guanitoxin biosynthesis heme-dependent pre-guanitoxin N-hydroxylase GntA: protein MMRTESNIATEPNPMPLQDLGARFLEFLGGVTYPCVGAKSALARGSIETQEFGRLGDRANDRLLIEGLSHFVSMIESSSADEDIVHSYVAIFREPTDLNELQFESLMWSQLWRIHRLDVLAGNLPAEDVSDDTESPHFSLSISGHPFFLIGLHAKASRLARRFRHPALVFNSHRQFEKLREDGRYGKMQSATRSRDIDLQGSVNPNLADFGDASEARQYSGREVEVGWQCPYDFREKS, encoded by the coding sequence ATGATGCGTACTGAAAGCAATATTGCAACTGAACCGAACCCCATGCCCCTGCAGGATCTGGGCGCTCGCTTTCTGGAGTTTCTCGGTGGCGTTACCTATCCGTGCGTGGGCGCCAAGTCAGCGTTGGCCCGTGGCTCCATCGAAACGCAGGAGTTTGGGCGATTGGGTGACCGCGCCAATGACCGGCTGCTGATAGAGGGGCTATCGCACTTCGTCTCCATGATCGAATCAAGTTCCGCCGATGAAGATATCGTGCACTCCTACGTCGCCATATTCCGCGAGCCCACCGACTTGAACGAACTTCAATTCGAGTCGTTGATGTGGTCGCAGCTATGGCGCATTCACCGGCTTGATGTTCTGGCGGGAAATCTTCCTGCGGAGGACGTCAGTGATGACACCGAAAGCCCGCACTTCAGCCTGAGCATTTCCGGCCATCCGTTTTTCCTGATTGGGCTCCACGCGAAGGCGTCGCGACTCGCCAGGCGGTTTAGACATCCGGCCTTGGTGTTCAATTCTCACCGCCAGTTCGAGAAGCTACGAGAGGATGGGCGCTATGGGAAGATGCAATCCGCCACTCGGTCACGCGATATCGACTTGCAGGGATCCGTGAATCCCAACCTGGCGGATTTCGGCGATGCGAGCGAGGCCAGGCAATACAGTGGCCGTGAGGTGGAGGTCGGTTGGCAATGCCCTTACGATTTCAGAGAGAAGTCGTGA
- a CDS encoding DUF4426 domain-containing protein: protein MNIVQGNTVHNVALSVVMLVGLAGCDGTEQVDNSAETQESVEQSAGDQQPLGHVVEFDDFTVQANVVRAHVLPEAMTQRYGIEPESDLVLLNLVVLDNRQDQAAVPADLTVKHENLSGHGETIDMRAVEADGHVSYFGTVDASGQRNFEFIIEAQPEGADEPLHMTFNVQLEAFELDED, encoded by the coding sequence ATGAATATCGTGCAAGGAAATACCGTCCACAACGTCGCGCTTTCCGTCGTGATGTTGGTCGGGCTGGCCGGCTGTGACGGAACTGAGCAGGTCGACAACTCGGCCGAGACTCAAGAATCTGTCGAGCAGTCGGCTGGGGATCAGCAGCCGCTGGGACATGTCGTCGAATTTGATGATTTTACTGTCCAGGCTAATGTCGTCCGTGCCCATGTTCTGCCCGAGGCCATGACGCAGCGTTACGGCATCGAACCCGAATCGGATCTGGTCCTGCTCAACCTCGTCGTTCTCGACAATCGACAGGATCAGGCAGCCGTTCCGGCAGACTTGACTGTGAAACACGAGAATCTGAGCGGTCACGGCGAAACCATCGACATGCGCGCAGTCGAAGCCGACGGCCATGTCTCGTACTTCGGCACCGTGGACGCCAGCGGTCAGCGGAATTTTGAGTTCATCATCGAGGCGCAGCCTGAAGGCGCCGACGAGCCACTGCACATGACCTTCAACGTGCAACTAGAGGCATTCGAGTTGGATGAAGACTAG
- a CDS encoding DedA family protein: MLFEFLQPLISLLQAYPFLFIFVGMLFAGETVLLPAIFLAVTGHLDLAAVISLAILATVLSDLAWYGLGRKFPATALARIPGRHSNNVVRGLERMFSRKGAQILFLSKFVYGTRTITQVLAGVHDMAFRTYIVVNFLGVLALSAALVAIAYSIVGSSRQLGDIFERLEIAFLLFVVIAVATNYLVSRLLRSKWSR, from the coding sequence ATGTTGTTTGAATTCCTGCAGCCGTTGATAAGCCTGCTTCAGGCTTACCCATTCCTGTTTATTTTTGTCGGCATGCTCTTCGCCGGAGAGACCGTCCTGTTACCGGCCATATTCCTGGCTGTTACAGGGCATCTTGACCTTGCAGCAGTGATCTCGCTCGCGATCCTGGCCACTGTCCTGTCCGATCTCGCCTGGTATGGACTCGGCCGAAAATTCCCGGCAACGGCACTCGCGCGGATTCCCGGGCGGCACAGTAACAATGTCGTTCGTGGTCTTGAACGTATGTTCAGTCGCAAGGGCGCGCAAATCCTGTTTCTTTCCAAGTTCGTGTATGGCACGAGAACGATCACCCAAGTCCTTGCGGGTGTCCACGACATGGCCTTCCGCACCTATATCGTCGTCAACTTTCTCGGTGTCCTGGCACTTTCTGCCGCTCTCGTTGCAATCGCCTATTCAATCGTCGGGTCGTCCCGGCAGCTTGGCGACATTTTTGAGCGCCTGGAGATCGCATTCCTGCTGTTCGTCGTGATTGCCGTGGCCACCAACTATCTGGTGAGCCGCCTGTTGAGAAGCAAATGGTCTCGGTAG
- a CDS encoding glycosyltransferase family 2 protein yields the protein MVSVVIPAFNEVDTIAGVIASARQHPRVEEVIVVDDGSGDATTQVAEAAGARVIRLDRNAGKTAALDAGVRSAKADILLFLDADVTGHTQQTLSQIMQPVIEGRFEMNVGLRARSTLMLNRALRYFPIIGGDRALTRRLWEAIPANGVDGFEIEIVLNYTSKQFEKGMGFELVYGTSHRIKEKKYGVALGAARRAGMIGAILSISFRLYILGWIIPRAVRVKERLTTLVRASANGKGSA from the coding sequence ATGGTCTCGGTAGTCATACCGGCGTTCAATGAGGTCGACACCATTGCCGGCGTCATTGCCAGTGCCCGACAGCACCCTCGTGTTGAGGAAGTCATTGTGGTGGATGACGGTTCAGGGGATGCGACAACCCAGGTGGCAGAGGCAGCGGGTGCCCGAGTCATCCGTCTGGATCGAAATGCGGGCAAGACTGCTGCATTGGATGCAGGCGTGCGTTCGGCGAAGGCCGACATCCTGTTATTTCTTGACGCTGACGTCACCGGGCATACCCAACAAACCTTGTCCCAAATCATGCAACCGGTCATCGAGGGTCGCTTCGAAATGAACGTGGGCTTGCGCGCCCGCTCGACACTGATGCTTAACCGGGCGCTGCGATATTTCCCGATCATCGGCGGCGACCGCGCCTTGACGCGTCGTCTATGGGAAGCCATCCCGGCGAACGGCGTCGATGGCTTCGAGATCGAGATCGTCCTGAACTACACCTCAAAGCAGTTCGAGAAGGGTATGGGGTTCGAACTGGTATACGGCACGTCCCACCGGATCAAGGAAAAGAAATACGGTGTCGCGCTTGGCGCCGCTCGACGCGCGGGCATGATCGGAGCGATCCTGTCGATCTCGTTCCGACTTTACATACTCGGGTGGATCATTCCGAGGGCGGTGCGTGTCAAGGAGAGACTCACGACGCTGGTCCGTGCCAGTGCGAATGGCAAGGGAAGCGCCTGA